The stretch of DNA CTTCAACATTAATATTTGAATTTTGAAACTGCTTTTCAACTTCATCAGCTTTGTCTTTGCCAAGCTTTGCAAGGGCGTATTTTTGCAAATCATATATATCAATTCCATAATTAGACTGGTATTTTTTTATTACTTCCTCAAGCTGTTCTTTAAGCTTATTAGAGTATTTAGTTTGAAGCTCTTCTACTTGTTCTTTTGATAGCTCGTCAAATTCATCAGAATTTTCTTCTTTTATACTGGCATATATAAGCACATGAATAGTATAATTGACTTTGTCATCTTCTATATCAACCTTGACTTTTCTTCTGCTTGAGCAAAATAAATCGAAGGATTTAGAAGTTTCCTTAGGGAAAGAGAGATAACCTTTTGAATTATCATTTCTTAAAAGATTAACATATTTTGCATCCTCCTCAGGAATAACGAGTAACATTTTATCTTTTTCAAATACTGCTATTCCGCTTATTTTTACGGTGTCCTTGTATTTTTCAATGTAGGGAATCATAATTCTTCTTCCATCCTGAAAATACATATTAAAGAAATCTTTTATATTAGTATCTCTCTGTGTAAAGTTTGCCTCAAAGGAACTTCTTGCTAAATCCTCGATTTCCTCTGACATAGTTGTTGCATCCTTAGATTTCAAATTTAATATTTCTTCAGTCTTTTGTTTTGATACAACAACTGTTGTATTTAACTCTCTCTCCTGATCCCTTAAGAATACATCTATTATATCTTCAATTCCAAACTTGGCTCTTTTTTCACTTATTATTAGAAGCCTTATAGTGCCTGGTAAATGTCTTCGTTTTGTAATAAGAAGCCTTTTGTTATACATTTCAAAAATAGATTTGCCGGTAGTTGTTATAACTTCCTTTGAAGTTAAATCTCCCTGCTGAAAAACTAAAAATTCAAAGGAAGCTGATAAAGTTTCATTATCAGCTAAATCTTGACCAATACCTACTGTTATAGAGGTTCTTTCAATTGGAGCTCTATCATAGCATCCAGTAAAAAGGAAAGGAATTATTATAAGTAACAGATTAATTTTTTTCAACTTTGGCACCTCTCTTAAAAAAACTTAAGAATAATGTAATGGTAGTCCAAATAAGTATTATAACTACTAAAACAGGCATTGCCTTGTCTATAATATTACTTCTGTTATATTCAGGAACAAGCATCGTGCTAATAAATATAACTAATAATGATAAATAAAGACTACATCTTTGCAGAGGTATTTTTGTAATCTGAGACATAGTATAAGACATACCAAAATTTCCGACTGCAAGTGTTTGGAAGATTTTGTTCCCCCAAAGAAAAAGGAATAAAGGCTCAAAATTAGAAAGAACTGAAAGTTCAGCACCAGATACTAAATATAAAAGTGGATAATGAAGTTTTGAAGTTAATCTCCAGCCGCAATAATTGATTGTAAAAAGAACTGTTATAGTATAAAGTGCTATTGTAAAAATTGAACCTATTATACCAGATGATAAAACCTTTTTCGTATCGGTAACAAATGGGATGACCAAAAAACATATTTCAACTCCTGAATATGAAAAAAAAGTGCTTGGAACTGCTTTAAGTATGGAATTAAAACTGCTAAACAGTGGTAGTATATTTGTTGTGTCACCTTTATTTATAAAATATAAAGGGATTATTAGAATGAATATTGTCAAATAAAACATCAATTCAGCAAGCCTACCTACAGTAGTTAACCCCTGATTTACTGTAAAATAACTTAAAACAATTGTCAGTATAATTACAGTTAAGGGAGATAAAAATTTAACTGTTGAAAAAACAAGAACATTTGCAAACCCTGAAAGAACAAATGTTTCAAATAATATGAAGTTTACTAAAAAGAATATGACAAATATATAGGATAAGAATTTTCCGTAAATCCTTCTGTTTATTTCAAGGAATTCATTAAAGTATAAATTTTTGTATATTATAGAAGCAGCAATAGTAAGATAGAGAGGATAAATTCCACCAATTAAAACAGAAATCCAGCCAGATTGCTGAGCGTCTTTACAGACTCCTGACGCAAGTGATAGAATTCCAACTCCTATCATTGAGTTTTGAACAATAAACATATACTGGTTTTTTGTTATTTGGTTGTTATTCTTAAACATATAATCACCTAAACTTATTTTCTGCAAAATAAATGAAATTATAAGTAAAAAGTATAAGAACAGTTTAGAGTGAAAAAATAAGATTATGAATTATTAAAAAGGGAGGTATACTATGGCAAGCAACGAACAACTTAAGGCTGTTGCAAGAAGCTGCAGTTATTACAGAGTAGAAGGCATGCATAATTTATTAACATATCCTGAAAGAAGCTGTGAGAACTGCTTAAACTGGGATGGAAAGAAATGTAAGATAAATGTTTTTGATAACGTTTTGACGGGGTTAGACCAGACTTGATTTAATAACTAAACCCAAGGAAGTTTATATAATTGAACTTCTTTGGGTGTTTTTATTTATATTTATGTAGATAAATTAATTTAAAGTCTATTATTGGGATAAAGAAGTATAGTATAATATACTATAACAAGCATATGAAAACATTTTTATAATATTTATCAGTTCTATAAGAAAAAATATTTGAGAGGTGTATTATGGTTTTAATAATCGACAACTTCGATTCATTCACATATAATCTTTATCATTATTTTTTAATATTAGGTGAGGAAGTTTTAGTAAAGGGCAGGGATGAAATAACAATAGACGAAATCAAAATGTTAGACCCTGAATATATAGTTTTATCGCCAGGACCAGGGAGCCCACAGGAAGCAATGTTGCCATTAGAAGTTATAGATTGTTTTAAAGGGAAAAAACCTATTTTGGGTGTGTGTCTTGGACATCAATGCATTGGACATTATTTTGGAGGAAATATAATTAAGGGAAAGAATCCTGTTCACGGTAAGGTTCACGAAATACGACATAAAAATATTGGTGTATTCAGTGAACTTAAAAATCCTTTAAAGGTTACAAGGTATCACTCTTTAGTCATTTCAAAGGATAAATTGCCAGAAGATTTGGAAATAACGGCAGAAACCTTAGAAGGAGAGATTATGGGAGTAAGACATAAAAAGTATCTTATTGAAGGAGTTCAGTTCCACCCAGAAGCAATTTTAACTGAACATGGAATTGATATGTTAAGAAACTTTTTAAGGAGTGGCAAAAATGTTTAATGCAAAACTAAATTACATTGTTGATGCTTTTTCAGCCTTCAATGAAATAAAAAAAGGATATTCAATGCTTTTAGATAGCAGATTTAAAGTAAGGGACAATGGAGATTATTCTATTATAGTTTTTAATCCAAAGGCTACAATAAAATATATAAATGGAAAAGTAATTGTTGAGGATAAAGGAAAAATATATGAAAGAGTAGAAAATTTTTTGTCCGTTCTTGATGAGTATCTTGAAAAGTATAAAAAAACGGAGTGTGAAACGATTTTTAATGGAGGGTTTGTAGGTTACTTTTCTTACGATTTTGGAATGGAATTGATGAATGTTGAACTTAATAATATAAAAAAATCTAAAATTCCTGATGCCTTTTTTGGATACTACGACGAATATGTAGTTATAGACCATAGGGAAGGCTGCATGCATGTCTGTGCAGAAAATGAAGAAATAATTGACATACTTGAATATTTAAAGGATAAGGAATATATTCCAAATAAAGTAGATGAAATGCAATTGAATACCAATTTTACTAAGGAAGATTATAAAGAAGGAGTAGAGAAGGTTAGGGAATATATAAGGCAGGGAGAAGTTTATCAGGTAAATATTTCTCAGCAGTTTTATTCCAGTGGTATTGTAAATCCTTATGATGCCTATGCAATTTTAAGAAATAAAAATTATGGACCATATAATGCTTTTTTGGAGGTGGACGGTGGGTATATATTATCGACGTCACCAGAGCAATTTATAAGAAAAAGAGGGAACTTTATCACAACAAGACCTATTAAGGGAACAACTAAAAAAAGCAACAATAAAGAAGAAAATGAAAGGCTAAAAACATTGCTTCTTAAAAGCGAAAAGATTAAATCGGAATTATTGATGATTATAGATTTGGAAAGAAATGATCTATCTAAAATATGCATCCCTGGAACAGTGAATGTTGTTGATTTGTTTGAAGTGGAGGAATATGCTACTGTAAATCACCTTGTTTCAACTATACAGGGAAAGCTTTTAGAAAATATAAAATTTAGCGATATTATAAAAGCTATGTTCCCAGGAGGTTCAATAACCGGCGCTCCAAAACTACGTTCCATGCAGGTTATTGAGGAAATTGAAAACATGGCACGAGGAATATATACCGGGTCTATTGGTTACATCTCGAACAACGGTAATTTTGATTTTAATATTGCCATAAGAACAGTTGTAATTGATGATGATGGAATCCGTTATAACGTAGGTGGTGGAATTGTATGGGATTCCGACCCCGAGGATGAATATGAAGAAACGCTTCACAAGGGGAGAGCTTTATATAATACATTTACGGGAAAATAACCTGTTATATATAAAGGGGAGTTAAAATTGAGCAAAATATATTTTGACAACCAAATAAGTTTCGGATTACTTCCATTTGAAACTGTTTATTTTGACGAAAAAGGTCCCCACTTTTTATTAGAGCATTATAATCGATTAAGAAGGGCGCACAAAATTTTGAAAATGGAATTTGATTTAAAATTTGAGCAATTTAATAACACAATATTAAACGAAATATATAAAGTGGGTAGAGAATATGGAGTTCTAAAAGTAATTTATTATAATCATAATATATATGTTCAATTTAGGGAATTTAATTATGCTCAAAAGCATATTGACAAAGGCATTATATTACATAAATCAAGAAGTATAAAGGACAGTAAGAACATATTAAATTATTTAAAAACATTTAATTATGGTTTAAATATAATAGAGGATAATAGAGCAAAGGGAAGGGGTTATGATTCTGCGATTTTTTTAAATGAAAAGGGGTTTGTATGTGAGACAACCTATGCAAATATTTTTTTTGTTAAGAATGGAAAAATATTTACTCCCCACGTAAGTTGCGGAATATTAAAGGGAATAATGAGAGATAATGTAATTAGAAAATTGAAGAATAATAGATACAATGTAATTAAAGGATTTATCAAATATGAAGAATTAAATGAATTTGATGAGTGCTTTATATCAAATTCTGTCATGGGCATACTGCCTGTCAGCAGAATAGGAAATATATCTTTTAATAAAAGAAATGTTTTTGAAATATTATCTAATGAGGATATATTTATGAGAAAATGGATAAAATAGGCTTGAAAATTGTTTATCATATGCTAAAATATTATTAAAGGAAAATAATTTTCCAAAGGAGGTTGTGGTATGGCAAAGGTTAAGGAAGTTTACAAATGTGAAATCTGCGGAAACATAGTTGAGGTATTACATGGTTCGGGAGGACAGCTTGTGTGCTGTGGCAAGCCGATGAACCTTGTGACTGAAAACACAGTAGAAGCTTCTACAGAAAAGCATATCCCTGTTATTGAAAAGGTTGATGGCGGTGTTTTAGTTAAGGTTGGAAGCATCGAACATCCAATGGAGGAAAAGCACTACATTGAATGGATTGAACTTCATGTGGATGACAAAATTTATAGAAGATACTTAAATCCAGGTGATAAGCCTGAAGCATTCTTCCCAGTTCAGGGCGAAAACATGTATGCAAGAGAGTATTGCAATCTGCACGGACTTTGGAAGAGCATAATGGGATAGAAAAATATATAATTTTTTAAGCCCTACAGGAATTTCGATTGAAGTTCCTGTAGGGCTTTTTACATGTTAAAAAATAAACTTTTAACTGATATTGAAATATTTTTCAGTATATTGTAATATTATAATATAAGAATACAATAAGGGGGTATAGGTATTATAAACGATAGAAAAATACAGAAGATTTCAGAGATGTTTAAAATACTTGGTAACCCAATTCGGGTATCTATTTTGTCTTGTTTACTTAAGGGTGATTCAAACGTCACAAGGATTCAAAAATGCCTGGATTTGCCGCAATCAACTGTTTCACAGCAACTTGGTATATTAAAAAACGCTGGTATTATTGAGGGAAACAGACATGGATTAGAAATTATTTATTCGATTGTAGATGTAAAAACCATTGAAACATTGAAATTATTTCTTGCGGATAGTTTAGAAAAGGAGGGGATATCCTAGCAATAGTTTTTAACTGAATTTGACTTTTAGTTTTAGTGTGGAGGTGTTATTTTTGTTAAATTTTATTTTTACATTTGTAAGTATGTTCTTTATATGGACAGCCCTGAGCTATCCACTTTCAAATCAAGAGATTGTTTATGGAACAATTCTATCGATTCTTATATCAATTCTTGCTCAATATTTTAGCAAGGAAAAAAAGCCATTTAAAATCAAGTCATTATTTTATTTAATCAAGTATTTTTTAGTTTTTTTAGTGGAATTAATCAAAGCTAACCTAAATATGGCTAAAATAGTTTTAACACCAAGTCTTCCAATTTCTCCAAAGGTTATTAAAGTTAAAACTAGCCTAACTTCATCTATAGCTAAAGCTATATTAGCAAACTCCATAACCCTTACCCCTGGAACTATCTCAGTTGAACTTATAGGTGATGAACTTTTTATTCACGCTGTTGAAGGAGATAAAGTCCAAAATCCCGAGGATTTAAAGGGGCCTTTTGAAAAGATTCTAAAGGAGGCTTTTGAGTCATGATGTATTTAATATTAGGCTTGTCATTGGTTGGACTTATATTAAGTTTAATCAGGATGATTAAGGGAGAATCAATAGAGAGCAGAGTAGTAGCTATTGACGTTTTGACGACAATAAGTGCAGCTATCATTGTTATTTTTGCTTTTATGAATAAAAATGGATTATTTTTAGATGTTGCACTTGTTTACGGACTTTTATCCTTTGTAGGAGTTGTAGCCATTGCACGCTACTTAGAAGGGGGAATTTAATATGCAATATGTAGCATGGTTTTTTTTAATAGTTGGAGCAGCATTTTTGTTTCTTGCTGGACTTGGAATTTTTAGAATGCCAGATATTTTGAATCAGTCCCAGGCGGGAACAAAGGCTTCGACGCTTGGAATAATTTCTCTTTTTGTTGGATTTGCGATTATGGAGACAGAATGGGCACCTAAATTAATTCTTATGGCATTGTTTTTCTTGTTTTCGTCACCCATTGCATCCCATGCAATATGCAAAGCTGCACTTAAAAGAAATAAAGCAAAGTTTGTATTAAAAGAAAATGCCTTTTTAAAGGAAGGTGAATAATGTGTATCTTGGGTTAATTATAGCTTTTATAATGATTTTTGGTTCAATCTGGGCTCTTTTAACGGATAATTTGTTTAAGGCGATTGTAATATTTGGTATTGTATCCCTTTCATCATCAGTAATGTTCTTACTTATGCAGGCACCAGATGTTGCAATAACAGAAGCAGCAATAGGCTCAGGGATTACAACTGCACTTTTTATATTCACATATAAGAAATTGGAGGATAGGAAAGATGAGAGATGAAAAATCATTATTTATAAACATTGTTGCTTTGCTTATCCTTTCTGTTATGGCTTTCTATATTTATAAAGTTTCAATCGACACAGGAAGCGGCATAAAAATAACTGATAACACAACCCCTCAAATGAGAGTTGCAGACAGGTATTTAAATAAGAACGTAATGGATGGAAACAGCAAATACGAATGGGGGGGCTCAGCAGAAAACACTTCTGCTAATATTGTAACCTCTGTTGTTGTAGACTATAGATTATTCGACACAACACTTGAAGTAATAGTTCTTTTTATTACTATTTTAGGTTTTGGGTTTATAATGCCAAAGGACAAACGTAAAATCAATCCATCAACTACTATACTTTACAGATGGTCACCAATACTTATGTTATTAATGCTTATGATAGGCGGATACATGTTCATAAATGGTCATCTATCACCAGGTGGGGGATTTCCAGCAGGTGCGATAATATCAACTGCAGTATTAACAGGAGTTTTAGCTGGAAGAAGAACATTAAATCAAAAAAAGCTAAAGATTATTGAAGCGGTTGCAGGAATATCAATATTCGGACTTGGTATTGCAAGCTATTTAATAACCGGCAATTTCTTTCAAAACTTTATTCTAAATGATAAAATAGGTGACCTTTTTTCAGCTGGATTGATACCTGTGTTTTATGGGTTAATTGCCTTTAAGGTTGCGGCTGAACTTTCTAATATTTATTTTGAATTCTATGAGGAGTGTTGATTATGTCACAATTGTTTATTTTATCTTCACTTTCCCTGGTATTTATCGGCTTGTTTGGAGTTTTAACAAGAAAAAATTTAATTAAAATATTTATTGCCCTAAATATTATTGAAACAGGAATAAATTTACTTCTTGTTGCTTTTGGATATATTGAAAATGGGACTACGCCAATACTGACATCACAGGATAGCATTTTAAAACTTACAAGCATGGTAGACCCTGTTCCACAAGCTTTAGTTCTAACTTCTATAGTAATTGGTCTTGGAACAACAGCGTTTTCACTTGGACTGGCTATTAGATATAAATATAATCATAATTCTTTGTCGATAAGGGCATCTGAGGAAGAAGAGGGGGTTAAAGTATGAATAGCGTAGTGTTTTTAGTTGTAATCCCTCTTATTGCAGCATTTTTATCTTTATTCTTTGGAAAAAACAATAAAATTTTATCATATTTAGTTACGGTATTTAATTTAGCCTTTAGTATTATGGTGCTTTTTAGCAATAGTATACCATTTAATGTTGCAATCGGAGGATGGAGGGCACCCTACGGCATTAATTTTGTAGTAACAGATTTGACTATTTTTTTCCTATTACTTGTTAATTTGGCAGCTCTTCTTGCATTAACGACAATTAGAAGTGATAGGGAATACCAATTTTATTCATTTTACTTTGTTCTTCTTGCGGCAACAAATGGAATGGTTCTAACTGGTGATATGTTTAATTTCTTCTTGTTCGTAGAGCTTTCAACGTTTGCTGTAGCAGGTCTTGTTGCTTATAAAAAGAATAGACTTTCAACTGGAGCTGCATTAAAATACCTGATTTTGTCATCAACAGCATCGATGTTCAGCCTTGCTGCAATAGGACTTATATACAAAACACTTGGAACACTTAATTTTGCAGACATTGCAAATAAAGTTAAAGATTTAAATCCTGCATCTTCATCATTGATTCTAATATTATTTGTTTCGAGTATGCTTGTTGAACTAAAGATATTCCCGTTCAATATGTGGGTTGTAAAGGCTTATGAGGCGTCCACGACTGCAGTTAATTTATTTATTCATGGAATGCTTGGAACTGCAGGCGTTTATGCGGCATTAAGAATTATATTGATGATATTTGCAAATGATGGCCTTAAATTCAATGCGGATGTAAATATTTCAATGATTTTAACGGTTTTTGCATTTGTTACGGTTATAATAAGTGAAATTGGAGCGTTAAATGAAAAAAACTTAAAGAAGATATTAGCATTTTCATCTATGGCACAGCTTGGAGTAGTATTGTTTGGAATCAGCCTTGGAAGTTTTGATGCAATTAAAGGTGTATTCTACGTTGTTCTTTCTAATTATCTGGCAAAGTTCGTAATGTTTATGGTTGCAAAGGAATTTTCCAAGGTGTCAGGAAGTTTAAATTACGATGAAATGAAGGGATTAGGAAGAAAATATCCTATGCTTGCTATTAGTTTTACAATAGCTGCTTTAAGTCTTATGGGTATACCGTATTTCGCAGGTTTTTGGGGCAAGCTATCGATAATAGGTAATGCTATATTATTTGGTAAAGCTGGTGTGATTGGCTCAATATTAATTCTAATTGCATCAGTCATTGAAGGAGTATACTATTTAAGAATCTCCCACACTTTCTTTGTTGAAGGCGAAGAAAAAGAAATTAAAATATCAAGAGTAAATTGTCTAATTCCAATGATTATAGCTATTGTTATTATAATAATCGGTATTTATCCAAATAGCGTAGAAAATATTATTGTTTCATTGATAAATGAAATTCAAAATGTTCAAGAAAATTATATCAGATTGATTTTATCTATAAAGTGAGGGTGAGAATATGTTAGAGCTTTTAATGGTTCCTCTGATAACGGCCCTTATATCAGCAGTTTTTATTAAGCACAAGAATATTGTCTGGCCGTTGTTTTTGACAGCAAACGCATATATACTATACAAGCTATATACATTGTATGGACAATGGGAATTGGTGTTAAACGCAAACACAAATTTTGAAGTTTTTGGAGCAAAAATTAGTTTGGGAGTTGCAAATAATCCCATAGGTTGGTATTTTGCATTTTTCTCAGCGATTATTACATTTATTATTTCCGTTTTTTCATTAGGATTTAATAAAAATTCAAAGGGAAATGTTGCTCCTGTATGGATGCTTATTATTTTCTCAAATATTGGGATTTTTTATGCGGCAGACTGGATTACGTTTTTTATGATGTGGGAACTTATGGGATGGACTTCCTTCTTTGCAATAACTAACGGAAATAAAAAGGCACTGGATGGAGCAAAATACTATCTTGCACTTTCACTATTAGGAGCTTCATCCATGCTTGTTGGAATATTGCTACTTGGTAACTTAACAGGAACATTTGAAATGTTTGGAACAGCTTATGGTTTAGTTCAAATGTTCAGCCAGGAAACAACAGCATCAGTAACAATTATTATACTGCTTTTGATGGCATTCTTTATTAAATCTGCAATATTTCCATTTTATATGTGGC from Caloramator mitchellensis encodes:
- a CDS encoding Ger(x)C family spore germination protein, with amino-acid sequence MKKINLLLIIIPFLFTGCYDRAPIERTSITVGIGQDLADNETLSASFEFLVFQQGDLTSKEVITTTGKSIFEMYNKRLLITKRRHLPGTIRLLIISEKRAKFGIEDIIDVFLRDQERELNTTVVVSKQKTEEILNLKSKDATTMSEEIEDLARSSFEANFTQRDTNIKDFFNMYFQDGRRIMIPYIEKYKDTVKISGIAVFEKDKMLLVIPEEDAKYVNLLRNDNSKGYLSFPKETSKSFDLFCSSRRKVKVDIEDDKVNYTIHVLIYASIKEENSDEFDELSKEQVEELQTKYSNKLKEQLEEVIKKYQSNYGIDIYDLQKYALAKLGKDKADEVEKQFQNSNINVEVKIKFLSTGRLFR
- a CDS encoding GerAB/ArcD/ProY family transporter, which produces MFKNNNQITKNQYMFIVQNSMIGVGILSLASGVCKDAQQSGWISVLIGGIYPLYLTIAASIIYKNLYFNEFLEINRRIYGKFLSYIFVIFFLVNFILFETFVLSGFANVLVFSTVKFLSPLTVIILTIVLSYFTVNQGLTTVGRLAELMFYLTIFILIIPLYFINKGDTTNILPLFSSFNSILKAVPSTFFSYSGVEICFLVIPFVTDTKKVLSSGIIGSIFTIALYTITVLFTINYCGWRLTSKLHYPLLYLVSGAELSVLSNFEPLFLFLWGNKIFQTLAVGNFGMSYTMSQITKIPLQRCSLYLSLLVIFISTMLVPEYNRSNIIDKAMPVLVVIILIWTTITLFLSFFKRGAKVEKN
- a CDS encoding anthranilate synthase component II, giving the protein MVLIIDNFDSFTYNLYHYFLILGEEVLVKGRDEITIDEIKMLDPEYIVLSPGPGSPQEAMLPLEVIDCFKGKKPILGVCLGHQCIGHYFGGNIIKGKNPVHGKVHEIRHKNIGVFSELKNPLKVTRYHSLVISKDKLPEDLEITAETLEGEIMGVRHKKYLIEGVQFHPEAILTEHGIDMLRNFLRSGKNV
- the pabB gene encoding aminodeoxychorismate synthase component I, encoding MFNAKLNYIVDAFSAFNEIKKGYSMLLDSRFKVRDNGDYSIIVFNPKATIKYINGKVIVEDKGKIYERVENFLSVLDEYLEKYKKTECETIFNGGFVGYFSYDFGMELMNVELNNIKKSKIPDAFFGYYDEYVVIDHREGCMHVCAENEEIIDILEYLKDKEYIPNKVDEMQLNTNFTKEDYKEGVEKVREYIRQGEVYQVNISQQFYSSGIVNPYDAYAILRNKNYGPYNAFLEVDGGYILSTSPEQFIRKRGNFITTRPIKGTTKKSNNKEENERLKTLLLKSEKIKSELLMIIDLERNDLSKICIPGTVNVVDLFEVEEYATVNHLVSTIQGKLLENIKFSDIIKAMFPGGSITGAPKLRSMQVIEEIENMARGIYTGSIGYISNNGNFDFNIAIRTVVIDDDGIRYNVGGGIVWDSDPEDEYEETLHKGRALYNTFTGK
- a CDS encoding aminotransferase class IV, with the protein product MSKIYFDNQISFGLLPFETVYFDEKGPHFLLEHYNRLRRAHKILKMEFDLKFEQFNNTILNEIYKVGREYGVLKVIYYNHNIYVQFREFNYAQKHIDKGIILHKSRSIKDSKNILNYLKTFNYGLNIIEDNRAKGRGYDSAIFLNEKGFVCETTYANIFFVKNGKIFTPHVSCGILKGIMRDNVIRKLKNNRYNVIKGFIKYEELNEFDECFISNSVMGILPVSRIGNISFNKRNVFEILSNEDIFMRKWIK
- a CDS encoding desulfoferrodoxin: MAKVKEVYKCEICGNIVEVLHGSGGQLVCCGKPMNLVTENTVEASTEKHIPVIEKVDGGVLVKVGSIEHPMEEKHYIEWIELHVDDKIYRRYLNPGDKPEAFFPVQGENMYAREYCNLHGLWKSIMG
- a CDS encoding ArsR/SmtB family transcription factor, which encodes MFKILGNPIRVSILSCLLKGDSNVTRIQKCLDLPQSTVSQQLGILKNAGIIEGNRHGLEIIYSIVDVKTIETLKLFLADSLEKEGIS
- a CDS encoding Na+/H+ antiporter subunit E, which translates into the protein MLNFIFTFVSMFFIWTALSYPLSNQEIVYGTILSILISILAQYFSKEKKPFKIKSLFYLIKYFLVFLVELIKANLNMAKIVLTPSLPISPKVIKVKTSLTSSIAKAILANSITLTPGTISVELIGDELFIHAVEGDKVQNPEDLKGPFEKILKEAFES
- a CDS encoding monovalent cation/H+ antiporter complex subunit F, whose protein sequence is MMYLILGLSLVGLILSLIRMIKGESIESRVVAIDVLTTISAAIIVIFAFMNKNGLFLDVALVYGLLSFVGVVAIARYLEGGI
- the mnhG gene encoding monovalent cation/H(+) antiporter subunit G; the encoded protein is MQYVAWFFLIVGAAFLFLAGLGIFRMPDILNQSQAGTKASTLGIISLFVGFAIMETEWAPKLILMALFFLFSSPIASHAICKAALKRNKAKFVLKENAFLKEGE
- a CDS encoding Na(+)/H(+) antiporter subunit B, yielding MYLGLIIAFIMIFGSIWALLTDNLFKAIVIFGIVSLSSSVMFLLMQAPDVAITEAAIGSGITTALFIFTYKKLEDRKDER
- a CDS encoding MnhB domain-containing protein — protein: MRDEKSLFINIVALLILSVMAFYIYKVSIDTGSGIKITDNTTPQMRVADRYLNKNVMDGNSKYEWGGSAENTSANIVTSVVVDYRLFDTTLEVIVLFITILGFGFIMPKDKRKINPSTTILYRWSPILMLLMLMIGGYMFINGHLSPGGGFPAGAIISTAVLTGVLAGRRTLNQKKLKIIEAVAGISIFGLGIASYLITGNFFQNFILNDKIGDLFSAGLIPVFYGLIAFKVAAELSNIYFEFYEEC
- a CDS encoding sodium:proton antiporter, with amino-acid sequence MSQLFILSSLSLVFIGLFGVLTRKNLIKIFIALNIIETGINLLLVAFGYIENGTTPILTSQDSILKLTSMVDPVPQALVLTSIVIGLGTTAFSLGLAIRYKYNHNSLSIRASEEEEGVKV
- a CDS encoding complex I subunit 5 family protein, whose amino-acid sequence is MNSVVFLVVIPLIAAFLSLFFGKNNKILSYLVTVFNLAFSIMVLFSNSIPFNVAIGGWRAPYGINFVVTDLTIFFLLLVNLAALLALTTIRSDREYQFYSFYFVLLAATNGMVLTGDMFNFFLFVELSTFAVAGLVAYKKNRLSTGAALKYLILSSTASMFSLAAIGLIYKTLGTLNFADIANKVKDLNPASSSLILILFVSSMLVELKIFPFNMWVVKAYEASTTAVNLFIHGMLGTAGVYAALRIILMIFANDGLKFNADVNISMILTVFAFVTVIISEIGALNEKNLKKILAFSSMAQLGVVLFGISLGSFDAIKGVFYVVLSNYLAKFVMFMVAKEFSKVSGSLNYDEMKGLGRKYPMLAISFTIAALSLMGIPYFAGFWGKLSIIGNAILFGKAGVIGSILILIASVIEGVYYLRISHTFFVEGEEKEIKISRVNCLIPMIIAIVIIIIGIYPNSVENIIVSLINEIQNVQENYIRLILSIK